The Amphiprion ocellaris isolate individual 3 ecotype Okinawa chromosome 24, ASM2253959v1, whole genome shotgun sequence DNA window AACGAGACCAGAGGGATTTTGCTCTGTGGAAGCAATCTAAACCTCAGGAACCGTTCTGGGAATCTCCGTGGGGCCGAGGACGCCCTGGCTGGCACATCGAATGTTCCACGGTCGCAAGGTTTGGACTCAGAACCACCTGTCTGCTTTATTCAGTCTGTCGCTGTGATTTAGTCTATGACTGGACCTTTCTGAAAACACTAGTTCCACATATTCAGGCTCTGAATATCAGATAGCTTCATTTAGGCTTCATGAGCAGAATTCTTGAGGTTTCAGGGCGTTATTTACTgctgtcacatttctactcactgtgggttcatttttctcttcaaaataaagttctgtacctccatggaaacagaacaaccatgaaggagagagaactcagaaatgtctcctgtGTAATATATTAAAGTTATAATgttataaaacatgaaaaaatgtatttatttttgcaaaaatttaaaaaatgtgtaattaatATGTACATCATGCCCATATGTTAACAAACTGTAGATATCTTATTACTTACATCTTTAACATGCTTCCTATCTGCTgttaaacacagtctgcagttcaacacaaagtctcagaattttgtCACAGAGTCATTCGTGGTTTCAAGGTTTAGCTGAAgagcttgaattttttttagttttttaaccctttgatgcatagcCTGGGTCAacagtgacccaaatccaatggaaaatgggtatctcctcatgtggtctacgcatcaaagggttacagaatctggttaatgcCAAAGTTGtattttgactaatttttgtagaataaagtggttttgatGAAGATTTCTGACGGAACAGtgcatcacacatgattagtccTATTTGGACAGTTTGTGGCTCAGATTTTCAGATTAAgaagcctttatttgtcacatacatttttacagcactgtgaaatgttggTTTCCCATATCCCAGTTGGGGTCAGAGTGCAGGGTCAGCCATGGCACAGTTAAGGGCTTGACTCAAGGGCCTGACAGCGGCCATatcggggtttgaacctctgaccttctgatcagtagtccagaaactTAACCGCTGCCCCAAGTCTGAGTGATAAGTGCCTTTAAACCCGTCGATAgattttgaggttcagagagtCAAGACtgaacaaatataatgatatgAAATGATTTCAGCACATATATAAGCTTTGCATATTTTGTTTATTGCAGAGAGTACCAAGTTTTTTATAATATATAAGTGGAGACAAACTGGCAAACTTCCAGTTTATCATTCGGTCCAGTCAGCTGAAGCTAAAgcagcagatgaagtgatggaACCCCTTCATCTGAACTGTAGTCTGTGTTCCTTTAGTCACCAGTTAAATGGGATTACAGTTTTCTTCTTCATAGGATTAAAGTGTGCGTCATCAgactggatgaatgaatgacagGTGTAACAGTTCCTCCTGTTGTTGTCTCAGCTGTGTGTTCGGCAGTCAGCTGGACATCCACTCTGGAGGGATTGACCTGGCGTTTCCTCATCATGAGAACGAGGTGGCTCAGAGTGAAGCCTACCATCAGTGTGACCAGTGGGCCAACTACTTCCTCCACTCAGGTGACCCCTGGAGCTCTGCACTGGGCTGTTAGCAGAGCATGTTTCCTGCACGTAAAACTGCTGTTAAATCCTTTATTCTATTCTGTAATTTACGAGTTTCCACTATATATGCCCAGATTTGTTCAATTTTAGGCTTCACTATAACACTGTTCTTTAATCTAGTCTTTTAGTTCCCAGGAATCCAAACAgcttctggacagtttttgcttttgtcacatttttactctgtgtacattcatttttcactgcagtataaaatccTGTACTTGAACTACTCCTGTACTACTGAAACAGCACAGCTATGGTTAGAACTCGGGAGATATCCTCTAAGGAGTATTATGCAGTTAGAATGccacaaatcattaaaaataggtacattttttgcttatttatttgacaaaaacagagaagcGTCAAATTTGAGACTTTCTGACAGTTCTTAAACAAATCATGTTTTTGGTGTTGGAGAGAAACAATGACAGTAAATCCCTGTTTTCTACTAACCTCTGTGAGAACTCTGAATGCTGCTGTATAACTCTGTAAATACGGactagttttattgtttttagggCACTTACACCTAAAAGGCAGCGCAGAGAAAATGTCTAAATCTTTAAAGAACTATATCACCATCAAGGTAAAGTCCTCAGAATTATTCATCATTTATTGAGctttatttgaataaatatcTGTATCTTCTGTGTGGAAGTTTgctgaaatgtttgtgtttctgtcctccATCAGGACTTCCTGGAGTCTTACTCTGCCGATGAATTCaggatgttttgtcttttgaccAAATACAGATCAGGTGGGAATCAAAAAAGGAGTTCTTGTGAGTTTGGTTCACATGTAGCTGCAGATTGTTGTGTAATGTGGAATCGGGATATCAGAAAATGGTGCATTGGTGTAAATGGTTTCATCATTCTGGTGATGATGTAGacgaaaaaaacaagacaaaatgacaaaaacaagacacaaatcgacaaaaacacaacaagaaaccacaaaaacaagacacaaaatgactaaaacacgacaagaaatgacaaaaacaagacacaaaatgacaaaaaacgagacaaaaaattacaaaaatgagacaaaaagtgacaaaaacgagacaaaacaacaaaaaacaacaaaaacaaaacacaaaatgacaaaaacaagacagaacgacaaaaagacacaaaacaacaaaaacgagaccgaaaacgacaaaaacaagacacaaaacgacccaaatgacataaaatggcaCAGTGGTGTAAATTCTTTCATCATTCTGGCATCTCCACAGCGATAGACTACAGCGACAGCAGCATGTCGGAGGCTCGCAGCTCTTTAGGAACCATCTCCACCTTCATCCACGACGCTCAGGCCTACATGAAGGGTCAGCTGCAGTGTTCTGCAGTGCAGGAGGACCTTCTCTGGGAGAGGTACTGGTTTGGAAATCTGCAGTTTacgggtcattccagaactggaggacatttgaggttctaaatgttaaaaatcaaccttctgttttccagttttctgctccatattgatcaataataggaattgattggctcagcttcttcttctgtgttttctgtgttgtttgctaactctactctaatccatgctaatgtgatctttttctcagcagtagaagctagatatttagctgctgttactgctgaccaagaggacaaactgactgatggaaaacagtccaaagaattagtctgatcctgataatatgagctggAAGGAGACATTCAATCAACGCTAACgatgggatgaaaagatggaaaatagaagagaggacatagctttgctctacacattctttaggaacactgttggatgatggaaacgacaaaaacaagacataaaacgacaaacaagacaggaaatgacaaaaacgtcatctacaggttctgctaacatgttgtgggaaacattccatgaataataattatttaaaatattatgttgattaaaaaatgttcccacaattacagagacacgaatgaaaaaaataaaaccaaaaaaaggagattgaATTAGATTccaactgttttattagaggttcagtttggtcatcaggggggtggacaagagaaaaatgtcattttaggggaactccaaACTTATCtggtatttttaaatatcttcaaacattcttttctcctagtttcttcagatttggtctcaggacaagaacatttacacactactgcatgttttagggtTTAATAGGTGGATTATTGGATGGTAAAcatcctccagttctggaatgagccAGGAAGTcttgcatctctatggaaacagcagcaccatgactagaagtagagagaactccaACATGTCTTGAGTTTACTGGATTAAAAGTCTTCCCTCTCTCCAGGTTTGCTGAGACTAAATCTGCTGTGCTGAAAGCTCTATCAGATGACTTTGACACCCCAAGAGCCGTCAGCGCTCTGATGAACCTGGTTTATCATGGAAACTGCCAGCTGCACCCTGTTTCTATGGTAACTGTGTCAGCTGACTGACGTTCTTTAAAGGTCACAATGATTCTGACCTGTAAATCAGTGTTTGTCACCAGAAGTGGAGCTAAAATGCTAGAGTTGTCCGATGTGTTTAGTTAAATATGAGATTTAGATACAGACTGAAACCTGTCAGTGAAACACCAGATGTTAGAATCTAAAGTTAACCTGGTTTGTTTTGGATGAAAATGGTTAGAATCTAAAGTTAACCTggtttgttgtgttcctgttcAGCCTGATGGAGGGGTCCGGAGCCCTGCAGTGTTTGGAGCCATCATCACCTACATCAGAGAGGTTCTGGAGGTGTTTGGGATCGATCCGCTGTACAGGAAGGTCAGGACGGATGGAGATGTTCAGATGTGTGTCATTTAAACAGGCAGCAGGACGGTGTATGGCAGACCGTGTGGAAACAgcctcactgatgtgttttaatgGTGTTTGGACAACAGAGGAGCTGTGTAGCTGCAGGGAAGGAAGATCAGTCCAGCTTTGATAAACAGCCGAGAGTTCTGGATTCATTTTAGAAGTGGGAGATCCacaatgtgtgcatgtgtgttcttCTAACGTACAACTTAAAGAGAAAGTCGGACAGGGACATGAAATGGTATGCTGGGTACctgaacattcagtagctgttggtaGAACATTTAGTGTTCTGAcccaagacagaaaacaacaaaaacaagacagaaaacagcaaaaagaagaccggaaatgacaaaacgagacagaaaggACAAAAAGTGTGAACATTCAGAGTTGTGACTCcttccatgtttcctctgcAGGAGGCTGATGTTCTGAGCGGCTCTGGATCTCTGCAGGCCGTGGTGGAACAGCTGACACATTTCAGAAGTGAAGTTCGAGCGTTCGCTCTGACTCGTCAGGATGATTCAACCACAGGATCCTCCAAGAAACCTGGACTCTACCCAGACAGGATCCCCCTCCTCAAAGCCTGCGACAGCCTCAGAAACGACCTGGCACCCCTAGGAGTGCTGATAAAGGTATGCTGGGCTGGTTCACAGTGAAATCAAAGTGTGGATGCAGCTTTTAGTCTCTGGGGAAGCTGACTGATGCATTTCTAATGTGTTTGCAGGACAGAGGAGCCACGTCCACCTGGGAGATAAAAGCTGGTCAGAGAGGACAGGATAAAGGCCAGGAGACGTCCAGCTGAGATCCCTCCTACCTCTGGACCGATGCTTTATTTTAGGCTTCTGGACTGAAAGacttgaaaataaaagcagtccTGATGTCAGAACAACAGGAGCTAACTCTCAGGTTCTTTCATTCAAAGGTTCAAACTAGTCGTGTAGTTTTTGgtatattttgcagatttttgtaaaCTTAATCACTGAGCCTTTTGCTTTGGATTCTTTAAACTCAACTGCAGGTCAACAGAATATTTTAATTCTGcattaattacattattttatttttggccaCTCTGAgggcaacaaaaacaagctgaaatatttcattgaTATATTATTACCATAGAAATGACAGAAGTGGTCAGAAAAAGTTGTTTATTCACACATCAAAgttcagtgtttatttttgctccATTTTGGTCTCCTGCAGCCTCTGGCTTTCTACCTTCTAGATGCTCCTCATGTTTGCAGATAGTTCATATCTtcgtctgtctgctgttttgtgCAGAAAGAAGCTTCCTGCTGAGACTAGAATCAGGTTTGATGAGAGCAGAGTTGGTGGGCTAGAAgaccaaaactgcaaaaattctaaaaaagaGACGGTGGATGATGGTTCCTGAAGCTTCACAGCTTCTTCAGACCGACTCATTCATCCATCGCTAGCTTAAAGATGCAGCTTTGCTCAGGAAGATGTCTTTAATTTCTAGAAATGGGTTCGTAGTGCACTAGTTCTCAGAGTCTTGCTCTGTAGCTTTAAACCTGCGataattatttttatctctGAATTTTCCTCAACCAACGGTGAATTGCTTATCTTTTTATATAGATTTTAATAGTAAGCGAATTGGAAGTTCAGCTTGGTATGAGCTGCACAAACAACCCAGATGCATTAGATGCACCTCCTGGTCTGTATTTCAGAGCTAGACTGTGGAAGCGGTGCACCTTTCCTGATGACGCTGTAGGATTACTGCAGCTCTGGTTAGTGGTACTAAGACTTACCTGTAGGTGGTATGgctccttctgtacctcctgattaatgCGGTGACTTTGCTTTGACTGTTAGCGTGTGTGTCAGAGATCACAGGTGGGTtaagtttctactttggggtcTCTACTTTCACTGCGGTCTTTCTAAAGTATTTATTGTTAATGGTTGATCAGAGGAGATACTGTACTTATTAACTAGCACAGGGGTGTACTCCTTTACTGTAAACACAGTCTGGTATTTGAATTGTTAGCTAGACTGTTGGTAAAACATAGATCCAAAGTACATAATGACGATTCTTCCATTCCAAACTTTCTGTTTAATCTATCACTGGAGGAAGTCTTGGATGTCTGAGCGTTGTCGTCATCCACCTGGTGAGGTTGTTCTTGTTTCAGGAGAGGCTCCAGATGACGGTGAGCATCGCCATGACGCCGTTCAGAACAGCAACCCCATAACTCATGAGAAAGCCACGGCCGGATCCATCTCTAGGAGAAAATCCTCATTGATTCCTGTTTTTAATCATCAAATGTTGCAGTTCCACCTGAAGTTCTGGTGAGTTACCTGAAGTGTGCCAGAGTCTGCGGCATTGAAAACACCATGCCAGGCTGGTACGAGTCCAGGTAGGAGAACGTCCAGGAGAAGACACAGCAGATGCATCCTACTAAGACTGACAGCACCAGGATGCTCCAGaaacctgcacaaacacacctttTATTCAAACTCATCCTAGTTCAGGAGCACATACAGAAcagatctccagtgggccggaccagtaaactAACAgaataataacctagaaataaccacaaatccAAATGTTTCTCCTTATTTCAGTGCTAAAAGGTCCATTCTGAACTTTTTCCACAATTAATGAACTAACAACCTAAaactttttaacaaaaataagtgcaatttctaTTAACTATTCATTTTCACTCAGTCAGTTTAACACTAAGTCATCCGTATGTTTGACCCCCTGATCTAAGCACATCTCAGATATCATTATAGACTGATAAAACCAGTACGTGTAGCTCAATATGAAGCCAGAAGAAGATTAAAACTATCCTGATGGAACGGTGGATGGATACTCACCCAGCATCCTCTGCTCTGTCCCGTCCtctcctctcactctctctgctcTCAGCTCTGAAACAGTCACCAATCAATAGCACAAATCCACTGCAAGTATATTAACCAGCAATGATGGCTTCAGTAAATCAGCTAAGTCTCACAATGTGTAGTGCAAAAGAAACATAATCCTATTTATAAAGGGGAGAGGGGCAATGTCACTGGtgggattttaaaaatttatttatggCATCAactttatatatgtgtgtgtgtgtgtgtgtgtgtgtgtgtgtgtgtgtgtgtgtgtgtgtgtgtgtgtgtgtgtgtgtgtgtgtgtgtgtgtgtgtgtgtgtgtaaatgtaaatgtcattGTGTTCTGACTGTAATATTAATGTGGGttaatcacagaaataaagtgGGATGACATTAGTTAGTTTAGAGGACAGCGTCTCACACTTTATATTCATTTAGTTACTTTAAAGTTGTGCAGCTTTAAGGGTCAAATAATAGGAATTAGAGAAGAAATATTACCTAGCCTCCAGGCATTTATTAGAAAACATAATGGAGACCTAGTACAGCCCAGAGACCGTATAATAAAGATTATTATACAgattattatacagtctatgtacAGTCCAGTGGGAGtactgtctgtctccactggtTTTTACTAAACTTTAACTTCCTTTCATTCAGACCTGATGTTTCAGTAACACACCTCTTTATGGAGTGAGTCACGTGCACGCGCTCACCTTTGATAATGGGGTACACGAGCGCACAGAAACAACCGACGGCGGCCACGGTGGCGGCGGAGGCAAGCACCGACAACAGGACGGCGGCCCGGGGTCTGGGTCCGCTCCGGTGGGAAACCGGCCTCCCAGCGGCTCCGTCTCCGGTCATTCCTCCCTCTGGGTCCGGACGATTAGGATCCAAAGACGAGCCTccgactgtctgtctgtctgtctgtcccgcTGCTCACACTGTTATTTACACCACATGGAAGAACTTATACATTAACCgactttctttttattgttcttcTAACTGTGCAGAGTTTAAACTGACTTGTCTAGAACCAGGAACTGTCAGACTTCCATTTCTGCCTCCGCCTTCCCACTTCCGCACACAAACTTGTCCCTCGGGCGGTTCCGTCTGTGTAGTTTTTAAACGTTTCCTCTTTGAAGTTGCCTCAAGTCTTGACTGATTCCAGTTTAACCAGTAGGAGGtctataatttaaatattttaggtGTCAacctgtgtttttttatgtagttaTTTTCAAGTGACTTAAACAAAGTAAGTAACTAAGAAAagtgaaattattatttattgattaattaaaaatctgtgttcaCATGTAAACTGTCTATCTGGATAAATATTCACACAATAATACTGAGGGGAAACAGTGTACATTCTTCAGTTATAAAGACCCTAAATAACCACCAGGAGGCGACACGTTATCGAGCTGACATCagcgcttttattttgacaggttCGCGTCGACGTAGACGGAAGTGCGTCCGTTTAATTTGAAAACCGTGTAGAGGAAGAGGTGTAGCAGATTGGTTGCTGTCAACAGATCTTCAGACGCCACAAAGCTCCTCGGCTGGTCGCTGCATCTCCACACTGACGGTAAATAATTGCCTGACCGTGCTGCGACTTTAATCATGTTTATATGAAAGTCAACGTTTCCGGTGTTAATGGTCCGTTAGCTCGTCCTGGTCGGGTTTTGTCAGCCGTTTATCTGGAGgctaatgtgttgtttttgtttcactgcGGTGAAATTCTGGAGCTAAGCTAACTCCAACCGTCACTTCGGAGATAAATTCGTTTTAAACAGAGCAACCactggtaaaaataaaatgcgTGTTGCTAAATGATCCGTCCCAGCTCGCTAGCAAACTGATGCTAATGAAACGTCCGTCAGCTAGGTGGCTAACCTAGCATGTTAGCTTGTgtacaaaaacagcaaagatgGTGTGAAATATTTTCTTCAGCTGACTAGTGAAGTCAAAGTGAAGGAAGTCTTTTACCTGAATGCTCACCTGTTGCTTTTATCAGTGGACTATCTACGCTGCTAGCTTCAGTACTGCCTCCTGTCTGGATGTGGAGAAATACTCAGATTTCTGACCGTTTAACGTCTCATTCCCAGACTGTCCTTGGCATCTTCCTGTAATGCATTGTTTACAACATTTTACTAATCATACAGCTCCCTCTGATAATTCTGCAGACATTAAAACCCCTCTAATTTCCTCCTGATATAAATGTACAGTGTTCATTATGAAGGTCAGACCAGCTGCCAGTGATGCTCAGTTTTACTTGGTCAGCTGGTAtcatgttggtgtgtgtgtgtgtgtggtcgttttgtgtctctgatgttttgtgtcgttttgtgtctctttgttgtcgttttgtgtctctttattgtcgttttgtgtctctttgttgtcgttttgtgtctcattgtggttgttttgtgtctctgtggtcaccTTGCatgtctttatggtcattttgtttctctttgttttgcgtcactttgtggtcattttgtgtctctgttgtcattttgtgtctcattgtggtgtatttgtgtctttgtggtgtttttacatctttctgtggtcgttttgtgtcccatttgtGTTGATGTAAATGTAAAGTGTCCATTCTGGAGGTCAGATCAGTGATGTgcagttttactttgtcagcTGGTATCATGTTGGCATTGTGTTTAGCGGCTCAGTCCACAATGAATAATCAATTATATATCAGCTGTTAAATTAATCATCAACTATTTTGGTAATCGAATAAtctgttttgatattttttaaaggaatacaGTCTTGAGTCTTCTCATTCCAGctattaaatgtgtttattttgctttctttcttcctccatgAAATTAAACTGGATATCTTTGTGTTGtggacagaagacatttcttgccatttttttcactgcttttgtacattattttaaaccactcaactaactgattaatcaataaaCTAATTGATAGATTAATCAGCAGTAAAAATACTCGTTAGTTGCAGTTCTGTTTCCCCTAGTGCCATTAaagccaaaacacaaaaaaaacatccacaatcTAAAGTGGTGACATCAGGGTTAGCTCAGCAGGTTTGTTCCTGGATGGTGGCCTCCAGCAAGGTCCTCATCCTGGAACAACTAACTGCCCCGATGGAGACAAACAGACCAGACTGCTGATGTAGGGGGCAGCATGGAAGGAGAACAATGCTTTTCAAACTACcctggtttaaaaaaagattccATATTTGTACTTTTCTTTATGACTCATTGAGTTAATTATCAGATGTAATAACAACCTGATGGAGTGATCCTGAAGCCTATACTACCAGCAGGTACTACCAGCAGGTACTACACACCCAGGATGTAGTACTACCAGCAGGTACTACACACCCAGGATGTAGTACTACCAGCAGGTACTACATACCTAGGATGTAGTACTTCCAGCAGGTACTACATACCTAGGATGTAGTACTTCCAGCAGGTACTACACACCCAGGATGTAGTACTACCAGCAGGTACTACATACCTAGGATGTAGTACTTCCAGCAGGTACTACATACCTAGGATGTAGTACTTCCAGCAGGTACTACATACCTAGGATGTAGTACTTCCAGCAGGTACTACATACCTAGGATGTAGTACTTCCAGCAGGTACTACCAGCAGGTACTACACACCCAGGATGTAGTACTACCAGCAGGTACTACATACCTAGGATGTAGTACTACCAGCAGGTACTACACACCCAGGATGTCTGGCTGAGCCAGTTATCAGCCTGTTACATCAACTCAGGGTTTCTAAATCTATGATCACATAAAGGGGTGGTACTGGATGACTAATCATAAACATGGACAGTATGTCTCACAATCCAAATACCATGTAAACTGGTATGAGGAACTAAAAATATATTACAGGCTAAAAGCAAACCAGTTACTGCAGCCAAAGCACAAAGAAAAGCTGAGGAAACAGCCTCAGTTAATAGGGTTATTGATAATCACTGCTTCATCACTACAGTATGAGTAGATCTGATTATGATTGCAGTTTATTAAATGAATGTATTACCTAGATGGATTGAGTGTCAGACAGTTTTATTGCAATTCTtttagctgcagccctctcgTGGCTGCAGAAAGGAGATTAGAAATATTAAAGTGGCCTCTTTcctgaacaaaaacaaccaaattatcacattaaattaataaaattgaaAGACCGTAAGTGTAAATAATAGTAAAATCATCCACTAAACATCTACCAGATGTTAATGTGTGAACATAGAACGTGACTGATGAGAAATGATGCAACTGATGAATCATTTTCTGCTGAAATGGGAACTTTGGTTTCTAAGAGCAGTAACTGATTGTTTTTCATGAAGACTGAGGACATGTGATCATTTTAGAGCTCTTCTGAAGGTCTGCTTAGACCGACCTGGACGTCTATCTTACAAACACCGATTGGTTCCAGTTTACTGAGGAATTAgcaggagagagatggagaggaacATGCATGAAGCCTGGGCTGAAGGAGAATGTTGTGGTTTCAGTGTCAGCCAGCATGTAGTTAGCAGCTATGCATGGCTGTGATTCTAGGaacaaaacaagctaaaacCCCACATTAACAGAATAATTACGTAACGTCTCTGTCCTTAATGGCAGCAGCTCCTCGTCCCTCTCTGTGAAGGATTGTATGTTACACTCTGGAGTGTATTCTCCTAAAACACAATGATGCTGCTGCAgttatatctgtgtgtgtctgtgagctaaagcagctgcatgtgtgcatCTGCATAGTATTATGGTATGTCCGCAGCGATCTGTTAATGCACTCTGCAGTTCAGGCCGAACCCTTTAACATGGGATGGCATCCGGCCTGTTAGACATTCTGTGGTTGATATTGTAGTAGAAATGGTCGGTGATAAGAGcagtgtgtttctctgtttgtctgCAGTGGAGTTTTCCTGGGAACTGATTCAAACCCCCTGGAGCACATTTGGACTAAGCTGCTTTTCTCAGCACTGAGAGAAATGAGGAATGAAGGGGGCTTGGCGCTGTTGGATGCTTCTATAAACTGCTCATATGGACATAaagtgcgtgtgcgtgtgcgtgtgcgtggtgcgtgcgtgcgtgcgtgcgtgcgtgcgtgcgtgcgtgcgtgcgtgcgtgcgtgcgtgcgtgcgtgtgcgtgcgtgcgtgcccACAGAGGGCTGCATTATACAGGATCCTCCACCTGACACCTGCAGACAGGTGAAATAGCTGGGTGGGGCTGAGCAGAGCACCGGATGCTGCTGTAAACCCCAGATGAACCAAACCAAGAGTACAGCTAgtggttatttttttattgtcaattaGCCTTTGAATGATTTTCTTGGTAAACAGGCTGATAAATCGATTATTAAAGAAATGAGCAGAAATGCCATCACAGTGTCCTGCACCTGACCACACAGTGACACCTGACAATTTCAGGAGTCCAAATTATTCATGGTGTAATTATATAAAACAATACTCCTactttggaggattttaggAATGATTTATTGATTATGAAAATAGCTGTGGTTGTAACTTATCAGACTGGTTTACCTGTCAGGTGAGCTGGTTCTCTACGTTATCGTCTAGAGAGATGTGACCGCAGGAAATACGAGAATAGAAAGATAACAGCTGATAGTTATGCTGACAGCTGACTGTAGTCTTTTTCATCTTCATGCCAAATAACCAGAACAGATGACTTGGTTAGATggttttaaatttgcatttaaaaggtTGATTTTGAAACGGGACGGATCTCAGATATGTTTTGGTGGAGCTGTCTAGTAAAACAGTAACAGATCTAGCTCCAGCACACAGTCGTCTCTTTTATTTCCCCCACAGGTGATGCACAGTAAACAGAATCTATTAGTCCTTTACCCGAGGAAGGTCAAGAAAAGCTAGTCGACAATAAGCATCAAAATAATGCTTGACTTTGACAGTAGTAGTTTTCTAAAACATTCCCACTAAAGATCAGCTTATTATTAGCTCTTTGTGGGTCTTTGATATTCATCATCAGCTGAAATTTACTCAGATGTCACTTTATCTGTTGACATGTGACTGCTGAGCATccca harbors:
- the cars2 gene encoding cysteine--tRNA ligase, mitochondrial isoform X1 translates to MWRFRVETKLLRGLLNTFRTNGTCCHVSGKKWVKPSGFDTGLKTYNSLTKQKEPLVLAREGVATWYSCGPTVYDHAHLGHACSYVRFDILQRILSSFFGVTIVHAMVITDIDDKIIRRSWEENVSPAVIARMYEDEFKKDMLSLKVIPPAVYLRVTENVHHIVLFIDRIIRNGHAYATKEGDVYFDIQSIGDRYGRFAGAVESQGEAGSSSKRDQRDFALWKQSKPQEPFWESPWGRGRPGWHIECSTVASCVFGSQLDIHSGGIDLAFPHHENEVAQSEAYHQCDQWANYFLHSGHLHLKGSAEKMSKSLKNYITIKDFLESYSADEFRMFCLLTKYRSAIDYSDSSMSEARSSLGTISTFIHDAQAYMKGQLQCSAVQEDLLWERFAETKSAVLKALSDDFDTPRAVSALMNLVYHGNCQLHPVSMPDGGVRSPAVFGAIITYIREVLEVFGIDPLYRKEADVLSGSGSLQAVVEQLTHFRSEVRAFALTRQDDSTTGSSKKPGLYPDRIPLLKACDSLRNDLAPLGVLIKDRGATSTWEIKAGQRGQDKGQETSS
- the cars2 gene encoding probable cysteine--tRNA ligase, mitochondrial isoform X3, encoding MVITDIDDKIIRRSWEENVSPAVIARMYEDEFKKDMLSLKVIPPAVYLRVTENVHHIVLFIDRIIRNGHAYATKEGDVYFDIQSIGDRYGRFAGAVESQGEAGSSSKRDQRDFALWKQSKPQEPFWESPWGRGRPGWHIECSTVASCVFGSQLDIHSGGIDLAFPHHENEVAQSEAYHQCDQWANYFLHSGHLHLKGSAEKMSKSLKNYITIKDFLESYSADEFRMFCLLTKYRSAIDYSDSSMSEARSSLGTISTFIHDAQAYMKGQLQCSAVQEDLLWERFAETKSAVLKALSDDFDTPRAVSALMNLVYHGNCQLHPVSMPDGGVRSPAVFGAIITYIREVLEVFGIDPLYRKEADVLSGSGSLQAVVEQLTHFRSEVRAFALTRQDDSTTGSSKKPGLYPDRIPLLKACDSLRNDLAPLGVLIKDRGATSTWEIKAGQRGQDKGQETSS
- the arl6ip6 gene encoding ADP-ribosylation factor-like protein 6-interacting protein 6; this encodes MTGDGAAGRPVSHRSGPRPRAAVLLSVLASAATVAAVGCFCALVYPIIKELRAERVRGEDGTEQRMLGFWSILVLSVLVGCICCVFSWTFSYLDSYQPGMVFSMPQTLAHFRDGSGRGFLMSYGVAVLNGVMAMLTVIWSLS
- the cars2 gene encoding probable cysteine--tRNA ligase, mitochondrial isoform X2; the protein is MWRFRVETKLLRGLLNTFRTNGTCCHVSGKKWVKPSGFDTGLKTYNSLTKQKEPLVLAREGVATCSYVRFDILQRILSSFFGVTIVHAMVITDIDDKIIRRSWEENVSPAVIARMYEDEFKKDMLSLKVIPPAVYLRVTENVHHIVLFIDRIIRNGHAYATKEGDVYFDIQSIGDRYGRFAGAVESQGEAGSSSKRDQRDFALWKQSKPQEPFWESPWGRGRPGWHIECSTVASCVFGSQLDIHSGGIDLAFPHHENEVAQSEAYHQCDQWANYFLHSGHLHLKGSAEKMSKSLKNYITIKDFLESYSADEFRMFCLLTKYRSAIDYSDSSMSEARSSLGTISTFIHDAQAYMKGQLQCSAVQEDLLWERFAETKSAVLKALSDDFDTPRAVSALMNLVYHGNCQLHPVSMPDGGVRSPAVFGAIITYIREVLEVFGIDPLYRKEADVLSGSGSLQAVVEQLTHFRSEVRAFALTRQDDSTTGSSKKPGLYPDRIPLLKACDSLRNDLAPLGVLIKDRGATSTWEIKAGQRGQDKGQETSS